The Acidipropionibacterium virtanenii DNA segment CTGGACCGCCCCCTCGGTCCTCGAGTCGCCGTTGCCCCAACCCTTCTCGACGGCGGCGAGCGGGGTGGCGTCGGGGCCCAGACTGGTCCAGCCGCCGTGGTTCTCGAATCCCGTGATGAGAGAGGTCGTCCCGTCGGGCAGCGTCCACCGTGACAGGGACTCCCCGACGGCCCGCTCCGGCCCCCTGCGAGTCTCGACGTCGAGCACCCCCAGGCCCTTGATGACCTCATCGCGGGCGCCGATCGTGAAGCTGTGGCCGCAGATCTGGTAGCCGGCGCACACCGCGAAGAGCACGGCTCCGTCGTCCAGGGCGCTGAACAGCCCGCCGTCATCCTTGAGTTCCTTCACCGCGGTGATCTGGGCGGTGTCCTCGCCGCCGCCCAGCAGGTACACGGCCCCGTCGGTGGGCACCGGGTCACCGGGGTCGACGCTGATCAGTTCGGCGTCGATGCCGCGCCACTGCAGCCGTCTGGTGAGCACCATGGCGTTGCCGTGGTCCCCGTAGATCCCCAGCAGCGACTGGTACAGCAGGACGATCCTCACCGGTGCGGTGCTCATGCCAGGCCTCCAAGTCGGCGCAGTTTCTGGAAGGGGGTGTAGGTGGACAGCACGTCGATGGGATGGTCGTCGTCCCAGTGGCCGGCCAGCAGTGGGGATTCCAGGGCCTCGGACAGGTCCTCGATGACGACATGATCCACCTCGGCGTACTGCAGTCGCACCGCCAGGTCCAGGGCCCGGGGGCCGGTGCAGATCACGGTGCGCCCGGCGAGCTGCTCGTAGTCGACGTCCCACAGCCAGGAGACGTCCTTGCCGTCGGCCGCCACGGCGTCGATGGCCAGTACGAGTGGGTCGGAGACGGTCAGCGGCAGGGATTCCGTCCAGCCGGCCGGGTTCTTCGACAGCAGCAGCCGGACCTTCGTCCCCGCGATGGTGGTGGTGGCGTAGCGTCCGGCCGGGGAGGTGACGGTCGCCATCCCGGCCAGCGCGGCGTCGGGTTCGATGCCCATCTCGACGGCGGCGGCCAGGGCGCAGGTGGCGTTGGTGAGGTTGAAATCGCCGGGCACCTGGAGATCGAGGCGATGCCGATCCCCGCGGCGGGAGACCGCGTACCCGTCCTCCACCCACCAGTCGGCCTCGGGTTGGCGCAGCGGGCAGTCCGGGCAGTGCCAGTCGTCCTCATCGTGAACCAGCACCCCGCCGCAGCTGGGGCACAGGGTCGAGTCGGCGGTCCAGCGCGGACGGGTGTCGACCCACACCACTGCTCTGGCCCGCTGGCAGACCCACACGATGAGCGGGTCGGAGGCGTTCGCGATCACCATCGGCCCGTCCTGGCCGGCGGCCGCCAGGGCGGACCGCCAGTCGCGGCCGAGGAAGGTCAGTTCGTGATTGCGGTCGAGCTGGTCGCGGCTGAAGTTGAGCAGCACCAGTACCTCGGGATGCCCCAGTCGCACGGCATCGGCCACCACCCGCTCATCGGTCTCCAGGATCGCCACCGGGGCGTCGGGGGCCTGTCCCAGGGCCGAGACGATGCCGTGATGCAGGTTCGCCCCGTCGGCGTTGGTGACCACCTTGGTGCCGTCGTCCTTCAGCCCGGCGCGGACGGCCGCGGTGAGCATGTGGGTGGTGGTGGTCTTGCCGTTGGTGCCGGTGACCGCGGCGATCCGCCGGGACGCGACGAGTTCGGCGAAGGCTCCAGGATCGAGCTTCGTGGTGATCTGGCCCCGGATCGAGGCTCCCGACCCCCGGCCGGTCAGACGGGAGGCCAGGGCCGCCGCCCGTCCGGCGAGCAGCGCCGCCTCCAGCCGGGCGGAGTTTCGCGGCCGTCGTGGCCGCCGGGGTGTACGGGTCGATCTCGTCATGGGTCCCATCATGGCAGGACCGCGGGAACTGTCGGTGCGCGCTGGCAGTGTGCCCGCCATGGACAGCAGGGCAGGAGGGCGCGGCAACGATTCCCGGATCGCGGCCGCTCTGGCGCATCTTGCGGTGAGTCGCGGGACGGATCCCGTGGCCAACGGGTCTGAGGGAAGGGCCGTCCACCCGGGGTTGAGGAGACTCTTCCCGGGCGGGCTCCAGTCGGAGGTGTACACCCTGTCGGGGGCCGCGTCGGTGGGCCTGGGGCTGATGGTGGACGGCTGGTGCGGGGTGGTCGGGCTGCCCGAGACCGGGATCGAGGCCGCCCGCGACTGGGGGGTCGAACTGTCCCGGCTGGTGCTGGTCCCCGACCCCGGCTCCTGGCTGGAGACCGTGGCCGCGCTCATCGAGGGGCTCGACGTCGTGATGGCGGCCGCACCGGCATCCATCACTGCGGCGGCTGCCCAGCGGCTGGTGGCCCGGCTGAGGGACCGTGGCGCCACCCTCGTGGTGCAGGGCGACTGGCCCGGGGCGCACGCCCGGATCGGCGCCCGGACTCTCGGCTGGCAGGGGCTGGGACGCGGTTACGGGGCCCTGGAGTCCCAGCGTCTGGAGGTCACGGTGACCCGCCATCACTCCAGCAGGTCAGTCACCCTGGTGCGGGGAGACGGGGGTGTCGTCGAGGTCTCCGAGGACGCCATGGCAGGAGGACGCCGTGCCTGACATCCCGCGGGTGCTGCTGGCCCTGGTCCCCGACTGGACGATCCGGGCGGTCAGGATGAGCACCGGTCACACCGATCCGGTCATCGTCGCCGAGAAGGGGAAGGTGGTGGCCCGCTGCGATCTCGCCGCCGCGGAGGGGGTGGAGGCCGGCCTGAGGGTGCGGGCCGCCCAGTTGCGTTGCCCGGAGGCCGTCGTCGTGCCCTACGACCACCGGGTCGAGGAGGAGTGCTTCGCGCCGGTGGTGACGGCGATCGAGCAGCAGGTGGCTCCCGCGGTCCATGTGGTGCGTCCCGGCGTCGCCGCAGTCCGGGCGGGCGGGGTGTCCCGGTTCTACGGCGGGGAGCGGGCGGCCGCGCAGCGGATGCGGCAGGTGCTGGAGGCCCAGGGCCTGGAGGCCCGGGTGGGGATCGCCGACGGGCTGTTCGCAGCCGGGCAGGCCGCGCTGCGCGCCGAACCGGTCCGGATCGTGCCGGCCGGTGGTTCTGAGGAGTTCCTGTCGGGTCTGGAGATCGGCGCCCTGGACGCCGGGGTGCGTCCCGGCCTCAACGATGACCGCGGCCCCTCGGATCTGGTGGGGGCGCTGCGCGGGCTCGGGCTGCGCACCCTGGGCCGGTTCGCGGCCCTCGATCATCAGAAGGTGGTGACGCGTTTCGGCCAGGACGGGGACCGCGCACACCGGCTCGCCGCCGGGATCGACGCCACCCCCCTGACCTCGCGGCGCCCACAGAGCGATGACGTCGTCGAGATCGCCTTCCCCGAACCCCTGGCTCTGGCCGAGCAGGTTGCCGCCGGGGTGGAGCCGCTCGCCTCCCGGATGCTCCAGGATCTCGGTCGGCGCGGGATGAGCTGCGACGAGGTACGGATCGTGATCCGCTCCACCGAGGGCCTGAGTGAACAGGTGTGGCGGCATCCCTGGCAGTTCTCCTCGGCGGATCTGGTCTCCCGGGTGGTCTGGCAGCTGGGCGGGAGGCAGCACCGTGACGAGGACGAGGAGGCCTGCGGCGTCCCGGCGGGGGTGGAGGCCGTGCGCCTCGTCCCGACCGCCCGCCCGGCCGCCGAGCATGCCGAGGGGCTGTTCGGCGCCCGTCCGGCCGAACATCTGATGCAGATCCTCACCCGCCTCCAGGACCGGCTCGGTCCCCGGGCCGTGCTCACCCCGGCGGTCGCCGGGGGGCGGCTGCTCAAGGAGCGCCGGCTGCTCACCCCCTTCGGCTCGCTGCCCGAGGAGCGCTCCCGCCCCGATCAGCCCTGGCCCGGCCGGCTGTCGGGGCCGGCCCCCGGCGTCGTCTTCGAGCAGTTGCGCCCGGTGCGGGTCCAGACCGCTGACGGCTCCCCGGCGCGGCCCTGCGAGCCGGGGGCGGGAGCCGGCCCGGAGTGGCTGACCACCCCCGCCGGTCAGCGCCGGAGGGTGATCGCCTGGGCCGGCCCGTGGCCGGTCCGGCAGCGCTGGTGGGGTGCCCAGGCCACCTCGGTGGACCGCTTCCAGCTGGTGACCGAGGATCAGCAGGCCTGGGTGCTGGCCGCCAGCGGCACATCCTGGTGGGCGGAGGCCCGCTATGACTAGCCGCATGGCCGGTTCCGGGGCCGGGGGACCGTCGTGAGCTATGACAATCCGCCCATCTCCTGGTCGGAGCTGGAGCACCGGATCCAGGGAGGCGCCCCGACGGAGGGTTCCGACGGCCCGGCGTACTCGCGCAGGCGCCGCCCCGTCACTCGACACCCGACCCCTCCGGCGGGACCGGTGGTGCCTTACGCGGAGCTGCACTGCCACTCCCATTACAGCTTCCTGGACGGTGCCTCCAGCCCCGAGGAGCTGGTGCACAGGGCTGTGGAGCTGGGCCTGGAGGCTCTGGCGCTCACCGACCACGACGGCCTCTACGGGGTGGTGCGGATGGCTGAGGCGGCCGAGGCTTACGGACTGCCCACCATCATCGGCGCCGAGCTGTCGATCGGCCTGCCCGCTCCGCAGAACGGTGTCGCCGATCCGGCCGGCAGCCACCTGCTGGTGCTGGCCCGAGGGGCCGAGGGCTACCGCAGACTGGCCGGTGCCATGACCGACGCGTACCTGAGCGACGGGGCGGAGAAGGGGCGCCCGATCTACGATCTGGATGCCCTGGCCGAGCAGGCCGGCGGCCACTGGATCATCCTCACCGGCTGCCGCAAGGGGCTGGTGCGCCGAGGACTGGCCCACGGCGTCGAGGAGGCGGACCGTCAGCTGCATCGGCTGACCGATCTGTTCGGCGACGACAACGTGGCCGTGGAACTGACCGATCATCGGCGCCCCCGCGACACCCGCGACAATGACCTGCTGGCCGGCCTGGCCCGGACGCAGGGCCTGCCGGTGGTCG contains these protein-coding regions:
- a CDS encoding type 1 glutamine amidotransferase, coding for MSTAPVRIVLLYQSLLGIYGDHGNAMVLTRRLQWRGIDAELISVDPGDPVPTDGAVYLLGGGEDTAQITAVKELKDDGGLFSALDDGAVLFAVCAGYQICGHSFTIGARDEVIKGLGVLDVETRRGPERAVGESLSRWTLPDGTTSLITGFENHGGWTSLGPDATPLAAVEKGWGNGDSRTEGAVQGQVIGAYPHGPILARNPQLADHLLEQALGRSLDPLDLPEIEALRTRRVAAVREGRP
- a CDS encoding Mur ligase family protein, which gives rise to MTRSTRTPRRPRRPRNSARLEAALLAGRAAALASRLTGRGSGASIRGQITTKLDPGAFAELVASRRIAAVTGTNGKTTTTHMLTAAVRAGLKDDGTKVVTNADGANLHHGIVSALGQAPDAPVAILETDERVVADAVRLGHPEVLVLLNFSRDQLDRNHELTFLGRDWRSALAAAGQDGPMVIANASDPLIVWVCQRARAVVWVDTRPRWTADSTLCPSCGGVLVHDEDDWHCPDCPLRQPEADWWVEDGYAVSRRGDRHRLDLQVPGDFNLTNATCALAAAVEMGIEPDAALAGMATVTSPAGRYATTTIAGTKVRLLLSKNPAGWTESLPLTVSDPLVLAIDAVAADGKDVSWLWDVDYEQLAGRTVICTGPRALDLAVRLQYAEVDHVVIEDLSEALESPLLAGHWDDDHPIDVLSTYTPFQKLRRLGGLA
- a CDS encoding DNA polymerase Y family protein, whose amino-acid sequence is MSTGHTDPVIVAEKGKVVARCDLAAAEGVEAGLRVRAAQLRCPEAVVVPYDHRVEEECFAPVVTAIEQQVAPAVHVVRPGVAAVRAGGVSRFYGGERAAAQRMRQVLEAQGLEARVGIADGLFAAGQAALRAEPVRIVPAGGSEEFLSGLEIGALDAGVRPGLNDDRGPSDLVGALRGLGLRTLGRFAALDHQKVVTRFGQDGDRAHRLAAGIDATPLTSRRPQSDDVVEIAFPEPLALAEQVAAGVEPLASRMLQDLGRRGMSCDEVRIVIRSTEGLSEQVWRHPWQFSSADLVSRVVWQLGGRQHRDEDEEACGVPAGVEAVRLVPTARPAAEHAEGLFGARPAEHLMQILTRLQDRLGPRAVLTPAVAGGRLLKERRLLTPFGSLPEERSRPDQPWPGRLSGPAPGVVFEQLRPVRVQTADGSPARPCEPGAGAGPEWLTTPAGQRRRVIAWAGPWPVRQRWWGAQATSVDRFQLVTEDQQAWVLAASGTSWWAEARYD